A single genomic interval of Saccharothrix saharensis harbors:
- a CDS encoding sensor histidine kinase translates to MTRRRLRLGTRLALGLGALALAVFAVVGTVMARSMQEYLEHRLDASMESTQVSLKKDFAKNGTVKGKAYGWYSIVYDVRDGTATPKNREDLPADADELSAVALEVDGRAPVYRTEYLHGDGTYRLRGCVVSDGVVLVSAAPMNDITTTVRQLVIVEVAAFLLALIAFVVIGRAVLRRGLQPLSDMARTAHDITSHDLTDSARLPVRAEGGSGGVEVEELRTAFNTMLDHIDTSLAARTAAEQRLRRFIADASHELRTPLTSIRGYADLFRYAAANAPREREAHLEKLRSEAARMSVLLDDLLLLARLDSAEVETPLRIADGDLAALAREAADAFRAAHPGHPLTVTVPDEPVRSAFDPLRLRQVVDNLLTNAAVHTPPGTAVSVSVSVRDGSAVLRVADTGPGIPAADRSRIFDRFYRVDDSRTRDRGGSGLGLAVVHSLVAAHGGTVELTSRPGSTAFTVTLPR, encoded by the coding sequence GTGACGCGCCGCCGGCTGCGCCTGGGCACGCGCCTGGCACTGGGCCTGGGCGCGTTGGCGCTGGCGGTGTTCGCGGTCGTCGGCACGGTGATGGCGCGGAGCATGCAGGAGTACCTGGAGCACCGGCTCGACGCGTCCATGGAGAGCACGCAGGTTTCGCTGAAGAAGGACTTCGCCAAGAACGGCACGGTCAAGGGCAAGGCGTACGGCTGGTACTCGATCGTCTACGACGTGCGCGACGGCACGGCGACGCCGAAGAACCGGGAGGACCTGCCCGCCGACGCCGACGAGCTGTCCGCCGTGGCGCTGGAGGTCGACGGCCGCGCCCCGGTGTACCGGACCGAGTACCTGCACGGCGACGGCACGTACCGGCTGCGCGGCTGCGTGGTGTCCGACGGGGTGGTGCTGGTGAGCGCGGCGCCGATGAACGACATCACCACCACGGTGCGGCAGCTCGTGATCGTCGAGGTGGCCGCGTTCCTGCTGGCGCTGATCGCGTTCGTGGTGATCGGGCGGGCGGTGCTGCGGCGCGGGTTGCAGCCGTTGAGCGACATGGCGCGGACCGCGCACGACATCACGTCGCACGACCTGACCGACTCGGCCCGGCTGCCGGTGCGGGCGGAGGGCGGCAGCGGCGGTGTGGAGGTCGAGGAGCTGCGCACGGCGTTCAACACGATGCTGGACCACATCGACACGTCGCTGGCCGCGCGGACCGCCGCCGAGCAGCGGTTGCGGCGGTTCATCGCGGACGCCTCGCACGAGCTGCGCACCCCGTTGACGTCGATCCGGGGTTACGCGGACCTGTTCCGGTACGCGGCGGCGAACGCGCCGCGGGAGCGGGAGGCGCACCTGGAGAAGCTGCGGTCGGAGGCGGCGCGGATGAGCGTGCTGCTGGACGACCTGCTGCTGCTCGCCCGGCTGGACTCGGCGGAGGTGGAGACGCCGTTGCGGATCGCCGACGGCGACCTGGCGGCGTTGGCGCGGGAGGCGGCGGACGCGTTCCGGGCGGCGCACCCCGGGCACCCGCTGACGGTGACCGTGCCGGACGAGCCGGTGCGGTCGGCGTTCGACCCGCTGCGGCTGCGGCAGGTGGTGGACAACCTGCTCACCAACGCCGCCGTGCACACCCCGCCGGGCACGGCGGTGTCCGTCTCGGTGTCGGTGCGCGACGGGTCGGCCGTGCTGCGGGTGGCCGACACCGGGCCCGGCATCCCGGCCGCCGACCGGTCCCGGATCTTCGACCGGTTCTACCGCGTGGACGACTCGCGCACGCGCGACCGCGGCGGCAGCGGGCTGGGGCTGGCGGTGGTGCACTCGCTGGTCGCCGCGCACGGCGGCACGGTGGAGCTGACCAGCCGGCCGGGCTCCACCGCGTTCACCGTGACGTTGCCGCGCTAG
- the mgrA gene encoding L-glyceraldehyde 3-phosphate reductase → MSYLPDASRYDRMTYRRCGRSGLKLPAVSLGLWHNFGDDRPYETGRAIVRRAFDLGVTHFDLANNYGPPYGSAEVNFGRMVADDLRPFRDELVISTKAGYDMWPGPYGEWGSRKYLLSSLDQSLSRLGLDYVDIFYSHRFDPDTPLEETVGALVSAVQQGKALYVGISSYSATKTREAAELLRSAGVPLLIHQPSYSMLNRWIETDLLDALGELGVGCIAFSPLAQGMLTDKYLHGVPAGSRVTQGKSLSEDLLSEANLAHVRALDEIAASRGQSLAQLALTWALRDDRVTSVLIGASGVEQLEANVAALDGPPLTDDELERIDVHAVDSGIDLWAESSNAG, encoded by the coding sequence GTGTCCTACCTCCCTGACGCCTCGCGGTACGACCGGATGACCTATCGGCGGTGCGGGCGCAGCGGGCTCAAGCTGCCCGCCGTGTCGCTCGGCCTCTGGCACAACTTCGGCGACGACCGGCCCTACGAGACGGGTCGGGCGATCGTGCGCCGGGCGTTCGACCTCGGCGTGACGCACTTCGACCTGGCCAACAACTACGGGCCGCCCTACGGTTCGGCCGAGGTCAACTTCGGCCGGATGGTGGCCGACGACCTGCGGCCGTTCCGCGACGAGCTGGTGATCTCCACCAAGGCGGGCTACGACATGTGGCCCGGACCGTACGGCGAGTGGGGATCGCGCAAGTACCTGCTGTCCTCGCTGGACCAGTCGCTGTCCCGGCTCGGCCTCGACTACGTCGACATCTTCTACTCGCACCGGTTCGACCCCGACACGCCCCTGGAGGAGACGGTCGGCGCGCTGGTCAGCGCGGTGCAGCAGGGCAAGGCGCTCTACGTCGGCATCTCGTCCTACTCGGCGACCAAGACCCGGGAGGCGGCGGAACTGCTGCGCTCGGCGGGCGTGCCGCTGCTGATCCACCAGCCGTCCTACTCGATGCTCAACCGCTGGATCGAGACCGACCTGCTCGACGCGCTGGGCGAGCTGGGCGTCGGCTGCATCGCGTTCTCGCCGCTGGCGCAGGGCATGCTGACCGACAAGTACCTGCACGGCGTGCCGGCGGGCTCACGCGTCACGCAGGGCAAGTCGCTGTCCGAGGACCTGCTCAGCGAGGCGAACCTGGCGCACGTGCGGGCCCTGGACGAGATCGCGGCGTCCCGCGGCCAGTCGCTCGCGCAGCTCGCGCTGACCTGGGCGTTGCGCGACGACCGGGTCACGTCGGTGCTCATCGGCGCGAGCGGCGTCGAGCAGTTGGAGGCGAACGTGGCCGCGCTGGACGGCCCGCCGCTGACCGACGACGAGCTGGAGCGGATCGACGTGCACGCGGTCGACTCGGGCATCGACCTGTGGGCCGAGTCGTCCAACGCCGGCTAG
- a CDS encoding vWA domain-containing protein — protein MRPSLRRGTLLAVAALTASAVQFTSPAVAAPAPAAAPCGPLDVAFVLDDTGSMGGAIANLKTGINAIVNDVVAASGGDYRLGLVTFKDNVTVHANFASGNAAAVTNYVTNTLAAGGGGGEPEASDEALNTVVNNLPAAGRPQNVDFNGAWRSNATKFVVLVTDARPGGFDDAHTAADVTNAGQRANDALGKGIKISPVYVPTSSAFTATITPIMQNYATTTGGVSTQTTSTGAGTADAIRKLLSDCRQTDVVIRDQVTDTGAEPNPNGTVWNSPDIKVCPSLGDCAGIQPVVGGTNFIHVKLNNASAASTGTLKVYRTPAGGGTTWNNATNGDWVYIGEQALSVPTGGAVAKIPWTNVPGPGHFCLLARWVSATDPMTFAEGPNTALNTKNNNNIAWKNLQTVRGKVFEPVKSWFTLGNATGREAKTDLVLTGEKPVAGAVVIDLGPRLFERWRAGGGQAEGVKQVGETAFQFDSKRSALLGVPLQPGERYTAELTFTPEAPGDYLTTLVQFVEGEDHGGVAYRVITDRG, from the coding sequence ATGCGTCCCTCACTCAGACGCGGCACGCTGTTGGCGGTCGCCGCCCTGACCGCCTCGGCCGTGCAGTTCACCTCGCCCGCGGTCGCCGCCCCTGCTCCCGCGGCCGCGCCGTGCGGTCCCCTCGACGTCGCGTTCGTCCTCGACGACACCGGCAGCATGGGCGGGGCCATCGCCAACCTGAAGACCGGCATCAACGCCATCGTCAACGACGTCGTCGCCGCCTCGGGCGGCGACTACCGGCTCGGCCTGGTGACGTTCAAGGACAACGTCACCGTGCACGCCAACTTCGCGTCCGGCAACGCGGCGGCGGTGACGAACTACGTCACCAACACCCTCGCGGCGGGCGGGGGCGGCGGCGAGCCGGAGGCGTCCGACGAGGCGCTGAACACCGTCGTGAACAACCTGCCCGCGGCCGGCCGACCGCAGAACGTCGACTTCAACGGCGCCTGGCGGTCGAACGCGACGAAGTTCGTCGTGCTCGTGACCGACGCGCGGCCCGGCGGGTTCGACGACGCGCACACCGCCGCGGACGTCACCAACGCCGGGCAGCGGGCGAACGACGCGCTCGGCAAGGGCATCAAGATCTCGCCCGTGTACGTGCCGACGTCGTCGGCCTTCACCGCCACGATCACGCCGATCATGCAGAACTACGCCACGACGACCGGCGGCGTGTCCACGCAGACGACGTCCACCGGCGCGGGCACGGCGGACGCGATCCGCAAGCTCCTGTCGGACTGCCGGCAGACCGACGTGGTCATCCGCGACCAGGTGACCGACACCGGCGCGGAGCCCAACCCCAACGGCACGGTGTGGAACAGCCCGGACATCAAGGTCTGCCCGTCCCTGGGGGACTGCGCGGGCATCCAGCCGGTCGTCGGCGGGACGAACTTCATCCACGTGAAGCTGAACAACGCCTCGGCCGCGAGCACCGGCACGCTGAAGGTCTACCGCACGCCCGCGGGCGGCGGCACGACGTGGAACAACGCCACCAACGGCGACTGGGTCTACATCGGTGAGCAGGCGCTGTCCGTGCCCACGGGCGGCGCGGTGGCGAAGATCCCGTGGACGAACGTCCCGGGGCCGGGCCACTTCTGCCTGCTGGCGCGCTGGGTGTCGGCGACCGACCCGATGACGTTCGCCGAGGGGCCGAACACCGCGCTGAACACCAAGAACAACAACAACATCGCGTGGAAGAACCTGCAGACCGTGCGCGGCAAGGTGTTCGAGCCGGTGAAGTCGTGGTTCACCCTGGGCAACGCGACCGGCCGGGAGGCCAAGACCGACCTGGTGCTGACCGGTGAGAAGCCGGTGGCGGGCGCCGTGGTGATCGACCTCGGGCCGCGCCTGTTCGAGCGCTGGCGCGCCGGTGGCGGCCAGGCCGAGGGCGTGAAGCAGGTCGGCGAGACCGCGTTCCAGTTCGACTCGAAGCGGTCGGCGCTGCTCGGCGTGCCGCTGCAACCGGGCGAGCGGTACACCGCGGAGCTCACCTTCACGCCCGAGGCGCCGGGTGACTACCTGACCACGCTGGTCCAGTTCGTCGAGGGCGAGGACCACGGCGGCGTGGCCTACCGGGTCATCACCGACCGGGGGTGA
- a CDS encoding nuclear transport factor 2 family protein, which produces MSTRAAVEELLRRIGEGDADRIAELYADGADWKLDWPEREHGRAATPWIRHRSTRADAAAHYREIAEHHVADRAATVVERILVDGEHAVVLGEIRQTAKPTGRGYRARFALHLTVENGLVTRHHVYEDSLAVARAFEPDR; this is translated from the coding sequence ATGTCGACGCGTGCCGCCGTGGAGGAGTTGTTGCGCAGGATCGGCGAAGGGGATGCCGACCGCATCGCCGAGCTGTACGCCGACGGGGCGGACTGGAAGCTGGACTGGCCGGAGCGGGAGCACGGCCGTGCCGCCACGCCGTGGATCCGCCACCGGTCCACGCGCGCCGACGCCGCGGCCCACTACCGCGAGATCGCCGAGCACCACGTCGCGGACCGGGCGGCGACGGTGGTCGAGCGCATCCTGGTGGACGGTGAGCACGCGGTGGTCCTGGGCGAGATCCGCCAGACGGCCAAGCCCACCGGTCGCGGGTACCGGGCGCGGTTCGCCCTGCACCTGACCGTCGAGAACGGGCTCGTGACGCGGCACCACGTCTACGAGGACAGCCTCGCGGTCGCGCGAGCCTTCGAGCCCGACCGCTAG
- a CDS encoding threonine/serine ThrE exporter family protein encodes MRLWRRRVPGTERARPVEGPSLPDDSTVHLVLDLALRVGEAQMAGGAGAADVTATILAVTTAYGLPHTEVDVIYTSITVSCHRGTEAAPVTSMRVVRGRSVDYTRLAAVENLIRRITSDGVTAADAVAEIERISRADHPYPRWVATVAWAGMAGAVAFLVGGGPLLAATAALVTATIDRVGRVLNRRSLPFFFQQVVGGALATSVALAMYATDLLPTVRPSLLIATGIVVLLSGLSLVGTVQDAITGYNVTAAGRTVEVALLTAGLIAGIVLTLRAGVQLGVRTSVSDPLPPLISDVPMQFAAGAATSAFFALASYAPVRALPMAAAAGAVGTTSYGLLTLTGTNAIACAAVAATVVGFGGKIVSRRLRMPPLLVAVAGMVPLLPGWTTYRGLYQLTAEGDAAGLSTLVLAAGTALALASGVVLGEHLGRPVRTGLGRLAARSRR; translated from the coding sequence GTGCGGCTGTGGCGTCGGCGGGTGCCGGGCACCGAGCGGGCGCGGCCCGTGGAGGGACCGTCCCTTCCGGACGACTCGACCGTCCACCTGGTGCTCGACCTCGCGCTGCGGGTGGGCGAGGCGCAGATGGCGGGCGGTGCGGGCGCGGCCGACGTGACGGCCACCATCCTGGCGGTCACCACCGCGTACGGCCTGCCGCACACCGAGGTGGACGTGATCTACACGTCGATCACCGTGTCCTGCCACCGCGGCACGGAGGCCGCGCCCGTGACGTCCATGCGGGTGGTGCGCGGGCGCAGCGTCGACTACACCCGGCTCGCCGCCGTGGAGAACCTGATCCGGCGGATCACCTCCGACGGCGTCACGGCCGCGGACGCGGTCGCGGAGATCGAGCGGATCAGCCGCGCCGACCACCCGTACCCCCGCTGGGTGGCCACGGTCGCGTGGGCGGGCATGGCGGGCGCGGTGGCGTTCCTGGTCGGCGGCGGTCCGCTGCTGGCGGCGACGGCGGCGCTGGTGACGGCGACGATCGACCGGGTCGGGCGGGTGCTCAACCGGCGCTCGCTGCCGTTCTTCTTCCAGCAGGTGGTCGGCGGCGCGCTGGCCACGTCGGTCGCGCTGGCGATGTACGCGACGGACCTGCTGCCGACCGTGCGGCCGTCGTTGCTGATCGCCACCGGGATCGTGGTGCTGCTGTCCGGGTTGTCGCTGGTCGGCACCGTGCAGGACGCCATCACCGGCTACAACGTCACCGCCGCCGGCCGCACGGTGGAGGTCGCGCTGCTCACCGCGGGCCTCATCGCGGGCATCGTGCTGACCCTGCGCGCCGGCGTGCAGCTCGGTGTGCGGACCAGCGTCTCCGACCCGCTGCCACCGCTGATCTCGGACGTGCCGATGCAGTTCGCGGCGGGCGCGGCCACCTCGGCGTTCTTCGCCCTGGCGAGCTACGCGCCGGTCCGCGCGCTGCCGATGGCCGCCGCGGCGGGCGCGGTGGGCACGACCAGCTACGGCCTGCTCACCCTCACCGGCACGAACGCCATCGCGTGCGCCGCCGTCGCGGCCACCGTGGTCGGCTTTGGCGGCAAGATCGTGTCCCGCCGGTTGCGCATGCCGCCGCTGCTGGTCGCGGTGGCCGGCATGGTGCCGCTGCTGCCCGGCTGGACCACCTACCGGGGCCTGTACCAGCTCACCGCCGAGGGTGACGCCGCCGGCCTGTCGACCCTCGTGCTGGCCGCCGGCACGGCGCTCGCGCTCGCGAGCGGCGTCGTCCTGGGTGAACATTTGGGGCGTCCGGTCCGCACCGGCCTCGGCCGGCTCGCGGCCCGTTCCCGGCGGTGA
- a CDS encoding alpha,alpha-trehalose-phosphate synthase (UDP-forming) — protein sequence MSSIGENGADFLVVANRLPVDLERLPDGTQRWKHSPGGLVTALEPFLRTHSGAWVGWPGIADAEVDAFEEDGLQLHPVALSAAEVADYYEGFSNGTLWPLYHDVVAPPAFHRRWWNAYVRVNQRFADVTAKVAAQGATVWVQDYQLQLVPAMLRELRPDLRIGFFLHIPFPPVELFMQLPWRTEIIRGLLGADLVGFHRPGGAQNFLWLARRLVGLEPSRGAVGVRTRPGVVQVGDRTVRVGAFPISIDSAGLDALARDKEVQKHAKQIREDLGNPKKILLGVDRLDYTKGIDVRLRALYELLADGRVDPGEVTMVQLATPSRERVEHYKQMRGEIEQAVGRINGEFSTVGHPVVHYLHQSVNRRELTAFMTAADVMVVTPVRDGMNLVCKEYVATRYDLGGALVLSEFAGAAAELTSAFLVNPHDLDGVKNALEAALTLDPAEGRRRMRALRRQVLTHDVDRWARSFLDALGA from the coding sequence GTGAGCAGCATTGGCGAGAACGGCGCGGATTTCCTGGTCGTGGCCAACCGCCTGCCGGTTGACCTGGAGCGCCTGCCCGACGGCACGCAGCGGTGGAAGCACAGCCCCGGCGGCCTGGTCACCGCCCTGGAGCCGTTCCTGCGCACGCACAGCGGCGCGTGGGTGGGCTGGCCCGGCATCGCGGACGCCGAGGTGGACGCGTTCGAGGAGGACGGCCTCCAACTGCACCCCGTGGCGTTGAGCGCCGCCGAGGTCGCCGACTACTACGAGGGCTTCTCCAACGGCACGTTGTGGCCGCTCTACCACGACGTGGTCGCGCCGCCCGCCTTCCACCGGCGCTGGTGGAACGCCTACGTGCGGGTCAACCAGCGGTTCGCCGACGTGACCGCGAAGGTCGCCGCCCAGGGCGCGACGGTGTGGGTGCAGGACTACCAGCTCCAACTGGTGCCCGCGATGCTGCGCGAGCTGCGCCCGGACCTGCGCATCGGCTTCTTCCTGCACATCCCGTTCCCGCCGGTCGAGCTGTTCATGCAGCTGCCGTGGCGCACGGAGATCATCCGCGGGCTGCTCGGCGCGGACCTGGTCGGCTTCCACCGGCCCGGCGGCGCGCAGAACTTCCTCTGGCTGGCGCGGCGGCTGGTCGGCCTGGAGCCGAGCCGCGGCGCGGTCGGCGTGCGCACGCGGCCCGGTGTCGTCCAGGTCGGCGACCGCACGGTCCGGGTCGGGGCGTTCCCGATCTCCATCGACTCGGCGGGACTGGACGCGCTCGCGCGGGACAAGGAAGTCCAGAAACACGCGAAGCAAATCCGCGAAGACCTCGGGAACCCGAAGAAGATCCTGCTCGGTGTGGACCGCCTGGACTACACCAAGGGCATCGACGTGCGCCTGCGTGCGCTGTACGAACTGCTCGCCGACGGCCGCGTCGACCCCGGCGAGGTCACCATGGTGCAGCTCGCCACGCCCAGCCGCGAGCGCGTCGAGCACTACAAGCAGATGCGGGGCGAGATCGAGCAGGCGGTCGGCCGGATCAACGGCGAGTTCTCCACCGTGGGCCACCCCGTGGTCCACTACCTGCACCAATCGGTCAACCGGCGGGAGCTGACCGCGTTCATGACGGCCGCCGACGTCATGGTCGTGACCCCGGTGCGTGACGGGATGAACCTCGTCTGCAAGGAGTACGTCGCCACGCGCTACGACCTCGGCGGCGCGCTGGTGCTCTCGGAGTTCGCCGGCGCGGCGGCCGAACTCACGAGCGCGTTCCTCGTCAACCCCCACGACCTGGACGGTGTGAAGAACGCTCTCGAAGCCGCCCTCACGCTGGATCCGGCCGAAGGCCGCCGTAGGATGCGCGCGCTGCGCCGCCAAGTCCTCACGCACGACGTCGACCGATGGGCTCGATCGTTTCTTGATGCCTTGGGCGCGTAG
- the otsB gene encoding trehalose-phosphatase, which produces MTAEALPAELRRAIVQLARTPRLLVACDYDGTLAPIVANPEDARPLPESVGALRSLAGLHETTTAVISGRALRDLATLSRLPSEVHLVGSHGSEFDVGFVHALDADAKQLHRRLETELEGVVAGHEGVGLEVKPASIAVHVRRADQAVGERVLDAVRTGPATWDGVQVTEGKAVIELAVVQTDKGHALDVLRHRASATAAVFVGDDVTDEKAFARLSGPDVGIKVGDGESLAEYSVGDTLDVATVLAFLLEERRAWLHGDQAVPIERLTMLANERSVALLTPDARLNWLCHPEPDSAAVFADLLGGPAAGHFSIKPEHGSLPLGQRYVPGTMIVETRWSRLLVTDYLDHDLASHRTDLVRRISGSTNAVITFAPRPEFGQVPVRLLRERDGLRVVGTSDPMVLRSPGVDWQITSDGIQETATAVVRPREGAPILLELRCGTDDLSEATLGEPERRARAGAFWSDWAATLKLPPVESDLVLRSALTLKGLVHHDTGAIMAAATTSLPEELGGIRNWDYRYCWLRDAALTAQALVSVGSLGEAESFLGWVHGVLSTLPGPERLHPLYTLQGTMLGAEAVIDTLPGYAGSRPVRVGNLANQQVQLDVFGPVVDLVVQLADARGSLTDQDWLMVQAMAEAVARRWHEPDHGIWEERHAPRHHVYSKVMCWVTLDRAVKLAEVYGREIDPSWPVLRDTISNDVLKHGWSEEAQSFTTAYDGDDLDAASLHVGLSGLIDPADDRFQATVTAIEAELRSGSTVYRYRRDDGLPGDEGGFHLCAAWMIEAYLLTGRRTEAEELFAQMVDAAGPTGLLPEEYDPIAERSLGNHPQAYSHLGLIRCAQLLAAGR; this is translated from the coding sequence TTGACCGCCGAGGCCCTCCCCGCCGAACTTCGTCGTGCGATCGTGCAGTTGGCACGCACACCGCGCCTGCTGGTCGCCTGCGACTACGACGGGACATTGGCTCCGATCGTGGCCAACCCAGAGGACGCCCGTCCGCTGCCCGAGTCGGTGGGCGCCCTGCGCTCCCTGGCCGGACTGCACGAGACGACGACCGCGGTGATCTCCGGGCGCGCCCTGCGCGACCTGGCGACGCTGTCGCGCCTGCCGTCCGAGGTGCACCTGGTGGGTTCGCACGGATCCGAGTTCGACGTCGGTTTCGTGCACGCGCTGGACGCCGACGCCAAACAACTGCACCGCCGCCTGGAAACCGAGCTGGAAGGCGTCGTCGCCGGCCACGAGGGCGTCGGCCTGGAGGTGAAGCCCGCGAGCATCGCGGTGCACGTGCGCCGCGCCGACCAGGCCGTGGGCGAGCGCGTCCTCGACGCCGTGCGCACCGGCCCGGCCACCTGGGACGGCGTGCAGGTCACCGAGGGCAAGGCCGTGATCGAGCTGGCCGTGGTGCAGACGGACAAGGGCCACGCCCTGGACGTCCTGCGGCACCGCGCGTCGGCGACCGCGGCCGTGTTCGTCGGTGACGACGTGACCGACGAGAAAGCGTTTGCCCGGCTGTCCGGGCCGGACGTCGGCATCAAGGTCGGCGACGGCGAGTCGCTGGCCGAGTACTCCGTCGGCGACACCCTCGACGTGGCCACCGTGCTGGCGTTCCTGCTGGAGGAGCGCCGGGCGTGGCTGCACGGCGACCAGGCCGTGCCGATCGAGCGGCTGACCATGCTCGCCAACGAGCGGTCCGTCGCGCTGCTCACCCCGGACGCCCGGCTGAACTGGCTGTGCCACCCGGAGCCGGACTCGGCGGCGGTGTTCGCCGACCTGCTCGGCGGGCCCGCCGCGGGCCACTTCTCGATCAAGCCGGAGCACGGCTCGCTGCCCCTGGGCCAGCGGTACGTGCCGGGCACCATGATCGTGGAGACCCGCTGGTCGCGGCTGCTGGTCACGGACTACCTCGACCACGACCTGGCCTCGCACCGCACCGACCTGGTGCGGCGCATCTCCGGCTCGACCAACGCGGTGATCACGTTCGCGCCCCGGCCGGAGTTCGGCCAGGTGCCGGTGCGGCTGCTGCGCGAGCGCGACGGCCTGCGCGTCGTCGGCACGTCGGACCCGATGGTCCTGCGCTCCCCCGGCGTGGACTGGCAGATCACCTCCGACGGCATCCAGGAGACCGCGACGGCCGTGGTGCGGCCCCGCGAGGGCGCGCCGATCCTGCTGGAGCTGCGCTGCGGCACGGACGACCTGTCCGAGGCCACGCTCGGCGAGCCGGAGCGGCGGGCGCGGGCCGGTGCGTTCTGGTCGGACTGGGCGGCGACGCTGAAGCTGCCCCCGGTCGAGTCGGACCTGGTGCTGCGGTCGGCGTTGACGTTGAAGGGCCTGGTGCACCACGACACCGGCGCGATCATGGCCGCCGCCACCACCTCGCTGCCCGAGGAGCTGGGCGGCATCCGCAACTGGGACTACCGGTACTGCTGGCTGCGCGACGCGGCGCTGACCGCCCAGGCGCTGGTGTCGGTCGGGTCGCTGGGCGAGGCGGAGTCGTTCCTGGGGTGGGTGCACGGGGTGCTGTCGACCCTGCCCGGCCCGGAGCGCCTGCACCCGCTCTACACGTTGCAGGGCACCATGCTCGGCGCCGAGGCGGTCATCGACACGCTGCCCGGGTACGCCGGGTCGCGGCCGGTGCGCGTCGGCAACCTGGCCAACCAGCAGGTGCAGCTGGACGTGTTCGGCCCGGTGGTGGACCTGGTCGTGCAGCTCGCCGACGCGCGCGGCTCGTTGACCGACCAGGACTGGCTGATGGTGCAGGCGATGGCGGAGGCGGTCGCCCGCCGCTGGCACGAGCCCGACCACGGCATCTGGGAGGAGCGGCACGCGCCGCGCCACCACGTGTACTCGAAGGTCATGTGCTGGGTGACGCTGGACCGGGCGGTGAAGCTGGCCGAGGTGTACGGCCGGGAGATCGACCCGTCGTGGCCGGTGCTGCGCGACACCATCTCCAACGACGTGCTCAAGCACGGGTGGAGCGAGGAGGCGCAGTCGTTCACCACCGCCTACGACGGCGACGACCTGGACGCGGCGTCGCTGCACGTCGGGCTGTCGGGGTTGATCGACCCGGCGGACGACCGGTTCCAGGCCACCGTGACCGCGATCGAGGCGGAGCTGCGGTCCGGGTCCACGGTGTACCGGTACCGGCGGGACGACGGCCTCCCGGGTGACGAGGGCGGCTTCCACCTGTGCGCGGCGTGGATGATCGAGGCCTACCTGCTCACCGGGCGGCGCACCGAGGCCGAGGAGCTGTTCGCGCAGATGGTGGACGCGGCCGGGCCGACCGGTCTGCTGCCCGAGGAGTACGACCCGATCGCGGAGCGCTCCCTGGGCAACCACCCGCAGGCCTACAGCCACCTGGGCCTGATCCGCTGCGCCCAGCTGCTGGCGGCCGGGCGCTAG